One region of Zingiber officinale cultivar Zhangliang chromosome 7B, Zo_v1.1, whole genome shotgun sequence genomic DNA includes:
- the LOC122004890 gene encoding FT-interacting protein 7-like, whose product MMSLWNGTQADELYSTAVHSDAALLPSAGIPHTRGQVYYNPRMSYLRVKVDSAQDLLTSRPDPEIFVKARLGPQVYDTRPSPVRSPNPTWKNEEIMLVASEPFHELLVLTVMDRAKNEALAQVVLGKGLIRTHADHRKPLPSQWFPLEKPGGGGGGGGGQYGKIQVACYYDNSYHVIDEAAHFTSDYQPSARPLRRATVGSLEIGILDAKDLAPQWSNNGSGKSDDATNAYCVAKYGPKWVRTRTILGTKQPWWNEQFSWEVHDPSTVLTVAVFNNSRVDGKNNNGNARDEPLGKIRIRLSTLDINRVYTHYYPLLAVHPTGVKKTGEIHMAVRFTYPSFWFSMLWLYTKPMYNKMHYLHPIPHHQMLFLRHYATQSVAAKLARAEPPLPREAVNYVFDDGSNRFSLRKGRANFMRIQALLADFVDFAKWFDGVRQWNRPLITVFVHVLFLMLVMVPRLLLPTAFLHLFAVGLWRFRRRPSSPAHADPNLWEWADPDIFDEELDNIPVLTRPPEVVARRYDRLRWLAGNLQEMVGHLANHAERLQALLNWRDPRATAMFAVFALAMAGVLWSVPFQLVVVIFGLYAMRHPKLRSKTPSLAFNFFRRLPGKADMLL is encoded by the coding sequence ATGATGTCCTTATGGAATGGGACGCAGGCGGACGAGTTGTACTCGACGGCGGTGCACTCCGACGCCGCCCTCCTCCCCTCCGCCGGCATCCCTCACACACGCGGCCAGGTCTACTACAATCCCCGGATGAGCTACCTCCGGGTCAAGGTCGACTCGGCCCAGGATCTGCTGACTTCCCGACCGGATCCGGAGATCTTCGTAAAGGCCCGGCTCGGCCCGCAGGTATACGACACCAGGCCCTCCCCGGTCCGCTCGCCGAACCCCACGTGGAAAAATGAGGAGATCATGCTGGTCGCCAGTGAACCTTTCCACGAATTGCTAGTGCTAACGGTGATGGACCGGGCCAAGAACGAAGCCTTGGCCCAGGTCGTTCTCGGCAAGGGCTTGATCCGTACCCACGCCGACCACCGCAAACCCTTGCCTTCCCAGTGGTTCCCCCTCGAGAAgccaggcggcggcggcggcggcggcggcggacaATACGGCAAGATCCAGGTCGCGTGCTACTACGACAACAGCTATCACGTCATCGACGAGGCCGCCCACTTCACCAGCGACTACCAGCCTTCCGCCAGACCGCTCAGGCGGGCCACCGTCGGCTCGCTGGAGATAGGGATTCTAGACGCCAAGGATCTCGCACCGCAGTGGAGTAACAATGGCAGCGGCAAGAGCGACGATGCGACCAACGCTTACTGCGTCGCCAAGTACGGTCCCAAGTGGGTGCGCACGCGGACGATCCTTGGGACGAAGCAGCCCTGGTGGAACGAGCAGTTCTCGTGGGAGGTTCACGATCCGTCCACCGTCCTCACCGTCGCCGTGTTCAACAACAGTCGCGTCGACGGCAAAAACAACAACGGGAACGCCAGAGACGAGCCGCTGGGGAAGATCCGGATCCGTCTCTCCACGCTAGATATCAATCGCGTGTACACGCACTACTACCCGCTGCTGGCCGTTCACCCCACCGGCGTCAAAAAGACCGGCGAGATCCACATGGCGGTGCGCTTCACCTACCCGTCCTTCTGGTTCAGCATGCTGTGGCTGTACACGAAGCCGATGTATAACAAGATGCATTACCTGCATCCCATCCCCCACCACCAAATGCTGTTTCTTCGCCACTACGCGACGCAGAGCGTGGCGGCGAAGCTGGCCCGTGCCGAGCCGCCGCTCCCGAGGGAGGCCGTCAACTATGTGTTCGACGACGGCTCCAACCGGTTCAGCCTGCGGAAGGGTAGGGCCAACTTCATGCGGATCCAGGCGCTGCTCGCGGACTTCGTGGACTTCGCGAAGTGGTTCGACGGCGTCCGCCAGTGGAACCGCCCGCTGATAACCGTCTTCGTCCACGTCCTCTTCTTGATGCTCGTTATGGTGCCGAGACTGCTCCTCCCCACCGCGTTCCTCCACTTATTCGCCGTCGGCCTGTGGAGATTCAGGAGGCGGCCCAGCTCCCCTGCTCACGCCGACCCTAACCTGTGGGAATGGGCGGATCCGGATATATTCGACGAAGAACTGGACAACATTCCTGTGTTAACGAGGCCACCGGAGGTGGTGGCACGGAGGTACGATCGGCTGAGGTGGCTCGCCGGAAATTTGCAAGAAATGGTGGGGCACCTGGCCAACCACGCGGAGAGGCTGCAGGCGCTGCTAAACTGGAGGGATCCACGGGCAACGGCTATGTTTGCGGTGTTTGCATTGGCGATGGCAGGAGTCCTTTGGTCGGTGCCGTTCCAGTTGGTGGTGGTGATATTTGGCCTGTACGCCATGCGCCACCCAAAGCTGCGGAGCAAGACGCCCTCCCTCGCTTTTAACTTCTTCAGGAGGTTACCCGGTAAAGCGGATATGCTTCTGTAA
- the LOC122004891 gene encoding nifU-like protein 2, chloroplastic, with protein sequence MMRASALTNPSPFMEAACSSAAAAFVPLRPLYLKELNLVPTRIPQRGSSCRSISKPRRTIVVKSVATPNRSVEFPLTAENVELVLDEVRPYLISDGGNVALHEIDGNVVRLKLQGACGSCPSSVTTMKMGIERRLKEKIPEIVAVEPVADEETGLPLNEENIEQVLDEIRPFLAGTGGGELELIEIYNPIVKIRLTGQAAGVMTVRVAVTQKLREKIPAIAAVQLLS encoded by the exons ATGATGCGAGCCTCGGCGTTGACGAATCCCTCACCTTTCATGGAAGCCGCATGCTCTTCTGCTGCCGCTGCTTTTGTACCGCTCCGTCCTCTCTACCTCAAG GAATTGAACCTCGTGCCAACCCGAATTCCGCAGAGGGGTTCCTCTTGTCGGTCGATTTCTAAACCCAGGAGGACAATCG TGGTTAAATCAGTTGCCACACCGAATCGATCAGTAGAGTTTCCCCTGACTGCTGAAAATGTTGAGTTAGTATTGGATGAAGTACGACCATATCTTATTTCTGATGGAGGGAATGTAGCACTTCATGAGATAGATGGAAATGTCGTAAGGCTAAAATTACAAGGTGCATGTGGGTCTTGTCCTAGTTCTGTAACGACAATGAAGATGGGAATTGAGCGCCGGTTAAAGGAAAAGATTCCAGAAATTGTTGCAGTTGAACCAGTAGCTGATGAGGAGACTGGGCTTCCACTTAATGAAGAAAACATTGAGCAG GTGCTTGATGAGATAAGGCCATTCCTTGCTGGAACTGGTGGGGGTGAACTTGAGCTTATTGAAATTTACAATCCTATCGTCAAGATTAGACTAACCGGCCAAGCTGCCGGCGTCATGACTGTTCGAGTTGCAGTAACTCAGAAGCTGCGAGAAAAGATACCTGCCATTGCGGCTGTTCAGCTTTTATCATAG
- the LOC122004892 gene encoding protein LIKE COV 1-like codes for MGDEKSTGPMGNRERDRELLIPVIGDEIDAQASSSSASPASRHSGREAFYKVIHSWASKKFMTGCVILFPIAITFYITWWFIHFVDGFFSPIYAELGINIFGLGFVTSITFIFLVGVFMSSWLGTSTLNLGEWFIKRMPFIRHIYNASKQISSAVSPDQNNQAFKEAVIIRHPRVGEYAFGFITSTVVLQSYSGVEELCCVYVPTNHLYIGDIFLVNTIDVIRPNLSVSEGIEIVVSGGMSMPQILSSLDAHTVHKRARSSVIYP; via the exons ATGGGCGACGAGAAATCGACGGGCCCGATGGGGAATAGAGAGCGGGATCGGGAGCTTCTCATTCCCGTCATCGGCGACGAAATCGATGCCCAGgcttcctcctcctccgcctcccCCGCTAGCCGCCACTCCGGTAGAGAG GCATTCTATAAGGTTATACATAGTTGGGCTTCAAAAAAGTTCATGACTGGATG TGTGATCCTCTTTCCGATTGCAATCACCTTCTACATCACATGGTGGTTTATTCATTTTGTTGATGGATTTTTTTCTCCAATCTATGCTGAACTTGGCATAAACATATTTG GACTTGGCTTTGTGACTTCCATAACATTCATCTTCTTGGTCGGAGTGTTCATGTCGTCATGGCTAGGAACTTCTACTCTAAACCTTGGTGAATGGTTTATCAAGAGGATGCCATTTATTCGTCACATCTACAATGCCTCTAAACAAATCAGTTCTGCTGTATCACCTG ATCAAAATAATCAAGCCTTCAAGGAAGCTGTAATTATTAGACACCCACGAGTTGGTGAATATGCATTTGGATTCATCACTTCCACTGTTGTCCTTCAG AGTTATTCTGGCGTAGAGGAACTCTGTTGTGTCTATGTACCAACCAATCATCTTTACATTGGGGACATTTTTTTGGTCAATACAATCGATGTTATTAGACCAAATCTTTCTGTTAGCGAAGGAATCG AAATTGTTGTTTCTGGTGGCATGTCGATGCCTCAAATCCTCTCATCCTTGGATGCACATACAGTACATAAAAGAGCTAGATCCAGCGTAATTTACCCTTAG
- the LOC122003450 gene encoding probable WRKY transcription factor 65, whose product MDSHWNLGHEFAAWEAAGVPPEYSGDPKPIHLYPISNSKRSRRAAQKKVVSVPVGDAEGVRAGEAFPPSDSWSWRKYGQKPIKGSPFPRGYYRCSSWKGCPARKHVERDRLDPGVLLVTYSFDHNHPWTNPTAGRSRLHHKQKPQAADPHPPPLKGEEEDPGTLPVADAEDGFRWFSDMASPSSTSAGSDELLFGSILFDGIETAAEGEADERTEAAGEEGEDAMFAELEDLPEYSLVLRRGQAAPSWIRPTG is encoded by the exons ATGGACTCACACTGGAATCTCGGCCACGAATTCGCTGCATGGGAGGCGGCCGGAGTGCCGCCGGAGTACTCTGGAGACCCGAAACCTATCCACCTCTATCCTATATCCAATTCCAAGAGAAG CCGCCGGGCTGCCCAGAAGAAGGTGGTGTCGGTCCCCGTGGGCGACGCAGAGGGAGTCCGTGCCGGCGAGGCGTTCCCGCCCTCGGACTCGTGGTCTTGGAGGAAGTACGGACAGAAGCCCATCAAAGGTTCCCCCTTTCCCAG AGGCTACTACCGGTGCAGTAGCTGGAAGGGTTGCCCGGCGCGGAAGCATGTGGAGCGCGACCGGCTCGATCCTGGCGTGCTCCTCGTCACCTACTCTTTCGACCACAATCACCCCTGGACTAATCCTACGGCCGGCCGCAGCCGCCTCCACCACAAGCAAAAGCCTCAGGCAGCGGATCCCCATCCTCCGCCGCTGAAGGGGGAGGAGGAAGATCCCGGGACACTACCGGTGGCCGATGCCGAAGACGGGTTCCGGTGGTTCTCCGACATGGCCTCCCCTTCCTCCACCTCCGCCGGCTCTGATGAACTCCTCTTCGGTTCCATCCTCTTCGACGGGATCGAAACAGCGGCGGAAGGGGAGGCTGATGAGAGGACGGAGGCGGCTGGGGAGGAAGGGGAGGACGCGATGTTCGCGGAGCTGGAAGATCTGCCGGAGTACTCGCTGGTGCTCCGCAGGGGACAGGCGGCGCCGTCGTGGATCAGACCAACCGGTTAA